A single region of the Pseudalkalibacillus berkeleyi genome encodes:
- a CDS encoding chemotaxis protein CheD → MNKTKTETIQVKISDYQLAQPSQILKTTGLGSCIGVVIYHPSKQVAGMAHVMLPSSKLSKGSTFNLAKYADTAIPEMVNEMKQTFKVSPTQLIAKMAGGAQMFQFTGKSEALRVGPRNAEAVKEALEILKIPLVAEDVGGQNGRTIEFNTDDNMLSIRTIHKGITTI, encoded by the coding sequence ATGAATAAAACAAAGACTGAAACCATTCAGGTGAAAATTTCAGATTATCAGCTTGCTCAACCGTCTCAAATACTGAAAACAACTGGATTAGGATCTTGCATTGGCGTAGTAATTTATCATCCATCTAAACAAGTAGCAGGCATGGCACATGTGATGCTTCCGAGTTCAAAGCTATCAAAAGGCAGTACGTTTAATTTAGCAAAATACGCAGATACAGCAATACCAGAAATGGTCAATGAAATGAAACAAACCTTTAAGGTGAGTCCAACGCAATTAATTGCCAAAATGGCTGGTGGCGCTCAAATGTTTCAATTTACTGGGAAGAGTGAAGCATTACGAGTGGGACCTAGAAATGCTGAAGCAGTTAAGGAAGCGTTGGAAATATTGAAGATACCACTCGTTGCTGAAGATGTTGGTGGACAGAACGGCAGAACAATTGAATTCAACACAGATGACAATATGCTTTCTATAAGGACAATCCATAAAGGGATCACAACCATATAG
- a CDS encoding chemotaxis protein CheW, with protein sequence MSELKTVETEMKAIVFQLMDEEYGVDVHQVRSIERMQEITRVPRTPSFVKGVINLRGIVTPVIDLRSRFDLEESEHTEETRIIIVNANDIEVGMIVDAANDVIDVPVNAVEQAPKVVGGVDAEYLDGVAKLEKRLLILLNLEKVLNPEEMDSLRNFKEQSE encoded by the coding sequence ATGTCAGAATTGAAAACAGTAGAAACAGAGATGAAAGCAATTGTATTCCAATTGATGGATGAGGAATATGGCGTTGATGTCCATCAAGTACGCTCAATTGAACGTATGCAAGAAATAACCAGAGTTCCAAGAACGCCCTCCTTTGTGAAAGGAGTCATTAATCTCCGAGGTATCGTAACACCTGTCATTGATTTAAGAAGTCGCTTTGATTTAGAAGAATCTGAACATACGGAAGAAACCAGAATCATCATTGTCAATGCAAATGATATTGAAGTCGGAATGATCGTTGACGCCGCAAATGATGTCATTGATGTTCCTGTGAATGCCGTTGAACAAGCCCCTAAAGTCGTTGGAGGCGTTGATGCAGAATACTTGGACGGAGTAGCTAAACTTGAAAAAAGACTCCTTATACTATTAAATCTTGAAAAGGTACTGAACCCTGAAGAAATGGATTCGTTAAGGAATTTTAAGGAGCAAAGTGAATGA
- a CDS encoding chemotaxis protein CheA: protein MDMNQYLDVFVEESREHLQAINEHMMKLENSPTDLSIINDIFRSAHTLKGMSATMGYEDLASLTHQMENVLDAIRQEKITVKDMTVDALFESVDHLEAMVESIIAGGDGKRDVSEIVGNLNHIETGKADTTIDNHQPSQMGGELDEFQRSILQQSVEQGLQPFSVTVELEKSCMLKAVRVYMIFEVIEQISEVIQSTPSVSDLEEEKFEQSFTVTLISESKANEIKDKISNVSEVDNVSVTPIEVGQLSNVESAAAIEVEQPEMKKKETDAPKENTNKPVNNKTMRVNISRLDALMNLFEELVIDRGRLEALAKDIDNSSLTDTVEHITRLTGDLQDSLLTMRMVPIDQVFNRFPRMIRSLSKELGKKINFTITGGETELDRTVIDEIGDPLVHLLRNSVDHGIEMPEKRVKAEKPEEGTISLTAYHSGNHIYIEIEDDGGGINREKVLEKAIENNIVKESMADGMEDHEVYQLLFASGFSTADTVSDISGRGVGLDVVKSKIESLGGSISVTSKTGEGSKFAIELPLTLSILSVMLITTGSETYAIPLSNIVESIMIPKSEVLKAHNQLVIDFRGRVVPLLSLKEVLGVEGTSKEKDQYSIVVVRKGDQMAALIVDDFISQQEVVLKPLGDYLANVFAISGATILGDGKVSLILDCNDLIK, encoded by the coding sequence ATGGATATGAATCAATATTTAGATGTGTTTGTCGAAGAAAGTAGAGAACATTTGCAAGCAATAAATGAACATATGATGAAGCTTGAAAATTCTCCTACAGATCTTTCAATAATTAATGATATCTTTCGCTCAGCGCATACATTAAAAGGCATGTCTGCCACGATGGGATACGAAGATTTGGCAAGCCTTACCCATCAAATGGAAAATGTACTTGATGCAATCAGACAAGAGAAAATCACTGTTAAAGACATGACGGTAGATGCACTATTTGAATCTGTGGATCACTTAGAAGCTATGGTGGAATCAATCATTGCTGGTGGAGACGGGAAACGGGATGTAAGTGAAATCGTTGGAAATCTTAACCATATTGAAACGGGCAAAGCGGATACGACCATTGACAATCACCAACCCTCACAAATGGGTGGAGAGTTAGACGAATTTCAAAGGTCTATTCTTCAACAATCTGTTGAACAAGGACTTCAACCCTTCTCTGTTACTGTTGAGCTCGAAAAGAGCTGTATGTTAAAAGCAGTAAGAGTTTATATGATTTTTGAAGTCATTGAACAAATTTCTGAAGTCATTCAATCTACCCCATCGGTCAGCGACCTTGAAGAAGAGAAGTTTGAACAATCATTTACGGTCACACTCATATCTGAGTCAAAGGCAAATGAAATTAAAGATAAGATTAGCAACGTCTCTGAAGTGGACAATGTATCTGTAACACCAATAGAGGTTGGTCAATTGAGCAATGTTGAATCGGCTGCTGCTATTGAAGTAGAGCAACCTGAAATGAAGAAGAAAGAAACAGATGCACCTAAAGAGAACACAAATAAACCTGTTAATAACAAAACAATGCGGGTTAATATTAGTAGACTCGATGCTTTAATGAATTTATTTGAAGAACTTGTCATTGATCGAGGGCGGTTAGAAGCATTAGCGAAAGATATTGACAATAGTAGTTTGACAGACACTGTTGAACACATTACTCGTTTAACCGGAGATTTACAAGATTCATTGCTAACGATGCGAATGGTTCCGATAGATCAAGTATTTAATCGTTTCCCACGCATGATTAGAAGCTTATCAAAAGAGCTTGGAAAGAAAATTAATTTCACAATTACAGGTGGAGAAACAGAACTGGATCGTACTGTTATTGATGAAATTGGAGACCCTCTTGTACATTTACTTCGGAATTCGGTTGATCATGGTATTGAAATGCCTGAAAAGCGAGTAAAAGCAGAGAAACCTGAGGAGGGTACCATTTCTTTAACTGCTTATCATAGTGGTAACCACATTTATATCGAGATAGAAGATGATGGTGGAGGTATTAATAGAGAGAAAGTACTCGAGAAAGCAATCGAAAATAATATCGTTAAAGAATCTATGGCAGACGGAATGGAAGATCATGAAGTTTATCAGTTGTTGTTCGCTTCAGGGTTCAGCACTGCTGATACAGTTTCTGATATATCCGGGAGAGGTGTAGGACTCGATGTCGTTAAAAGTAAGATAGAGTCTCTCGGTGGATCTATATCTGTAACCTCTAAAACAGGTGAAGGGTCTAAATTTGCAATTGAACTACCTCTTACATTATCTATTTTGTCCGTTATGTTGATTACGACAGGATCAGAAACATATGCCATACCATTATCGAACATTGTAGAAAGTATTATGATCCCTAAGAGTGAGGTATTGAAGGCACATAATCAACTCGTCATTGATTTTCGTGGCAGAGTGGTTCCTCTCCTCTCCCTTAAAGAAGTGTTAGGTGTAGAAGGTACTTCTAAGGAGAAAGATCAATATTCAATCGTAGTCGTAAGAAAAGGTGATCAGATGGCTGCATTAATCGTTGATGATTTTATTAGTCAGCAGGAGGTTGTGCTTAAGCCATTAGGTGATTATTTAGCGAATGTATTTGCAATTTCTGGCGCAACAATTCTTGGCGATGGAAAGGTGTCATTAATTCTAGATTGTAATGATTTGATCAAATAA
- a CDS encoding FliA/WhiG family RNA polymerase sigma factor: protein MRKGATSEANTHWENWAKFRDKDSCEALLELHLPLVQYHVQRIAVGLPRNVNKDELRSHGLLGLYDALKKFDPTRDLKFDTYASFRIRGAILDGLRREDWLPRSLREKTKKIESAIERMEQERMRSVSAAEVAEEINFSEEEVLTIMSESFLANVLSIDEENKDSDTSEKVGYTIEDKKVETPENLMLTGELHTHLAEVIKELNEKEQLVVSLFYYEELTLTEIGHVLGLSTSRISQIHSKSLFKLKGVLKKYLN from the coding sequence ATGCGTAAGGGGGCGACTTCTGAAGCGAATACACATTGGGAAAACTGGGCAAAGTTTCGTGATAAAGATTCGTGTGAGGCATTATTGGAATTACATTTACCTCTAGTTCAGTATCACGTACAACGTATCGCAGTCGGATTACCAAGGAATGTCAACAAGGATGAATTACGTAGCCATGGTCTTTTAGGGTTGTATGATGCCTTGAAGAAATTCGATCCAACAAGGGATTTGAAGTTCGACACATATGCTTCATTCCGTATAAGAGGTGCAATCTTAGATGGTCTGCGAAGAGAAGATTGGCTGCCACGTTCATTGAGGGAAAAGACAAAGAAAATCGAATCTGCGATTGAGAGAATGGAACAGGAGAGAATGCGATCTGTCAGTGCTGCAGAAGTTGCTGAGGAAATCAACTTTTCTGAGGAAGAAGTACTGACGATTATGTCAGAGAGTTTCTTAGCGAATGTCCTTTCAATTGATGAAGAGAACAAAGATAGTGACACAAGTGAAAAAGTAGGATATACAATAGAAGATAAGAAAGTAGAAACACCTGAAAACCTTATGTTAACAGGTGAATTACATACTCACCTTGCGGAAGTGATCAAAGAATTGAATGAGAAAGAGCAACTCGTTGTGAGTTTGTTCTATTATGAAGAATTAACACTAACAGAAATTGGACACGTACTAGGCTTGTCAACTTCTCGTATTTCACAAATCCATTCGAAATCACTTTTTAAACTTAAAGGTGTACTTAAGAAGTATTTGAATTAA
- a CDS encoding chemotaxis protein CheC, translating into MITPERLSDLHKDILKEIGNIGAGHAATALSGLVNKAIDMHVPSVKLARFHEVTDLVGGEETVVAATFLRVTGDAPGNMFFILTIDEAVSYLKDLTGDNRIDEESILACDMTRSALQETGNILAGSYLSSFSDFTGLHLSPSVPHLTVDMAGAILSAGLVEMSQVSDYAIIIDTQLKESEGERTGIDGHFLLLPDPDSFEKIFYSLGVPLDE; encoded by the coding sequence ATGATCACGCCGGAACGATTATCTGACTTGCACAAAGATATTCTAAAAGAAATTGGGAATATCGGAGCAGGTCATGCTGCAACAGCATTATCCGGTTTAGTTAATAAAGCAATAGATATGCATGTCCCTTCAGTTAAATTAGCTCGCTTCCATGAAGTGACAGATTTGGTGGGTGGTGAAGAAACAGTAGTTGCAGCCACCTTCCTTAGAGTAACTGGTGATGCACCAGGGAATATGTTTTTTATTTTGACAATTGACGAAGCAGTTTCCTACTTGAAAGATTTAACGGGAGATAACCGGATCGATGAAGAAAGTATTCTTGCTTGTGATATGACTAGGTCAGCATTACAAGAAACTGGGAATATATTAGCGGGATCATATCTATCATCATTTTCCGACTTTACAGGCTTACATTTATCTCCATCAGTACCTCATTTAACTGTGGACATGGCGGGGGCGATTTTATCCGCAGGACTCGTAGAAATGTCACAGGTGAGTGATTATGCAATCATCATTGATACACAATTAAAGGAATCAGAGGGTGAACGGACAGGAATTGATGGACATTTTCTGTTACTCCCTGATCCGGACTCATTCGAAAAAATCTTCTACTCACTTGGAGTCCCGTTAGATGAATAA
- a CDS encoding protein-glutamate methylesterase/protein-glutamine glutaminase translates to MNIINVLIVDDSAFMRKVLSDLLSSDPSIKVVGTARNGADALDKVPKLKPDVITLDVEMPIMDGLQTLKVIVDQYAIPVIMVSSVTKAGTTQTIEAMQSGAIDFISKPSGSISLDIHKVQDELIQKVKVASKVKIPKEFKELPPTSPKPLVAKYLLDDKKKGESIRKKIITIGTSTGGPKALVEVISKLPKDLNAPVVVVQHMPKGFTKSLAERLNKLSELNVKEAVHGEIIHDGWVYVAPGGSHLKIEQQKEELIVSLDDDTPPTRGHRPSVDEMYFSLSKLKEVEKIAVIMTGMGTDGTNGLLSLKNDSRTIAIAESEASCIVYGMPRSAIATRQVDDIVPVKEIASRIVHHLK, encoded by the coding sequence ATGAACATAATTAACGTATTAATTGTAGATGATTCAGCATTCATGCGGAAAGTCTTATCTGACCTCCTCTCAAGTGATCCATCCATTAAAGTTGTAGGAACGGCTCGGAATGGAGCAGATGCTCTCGATAAAGTACCGAAACTGAAACCAGACGTCATAACTTTAGATGTGGAAATGCCAATTATGGATGGTCTTCAAACATTGAAAGTTATTGTCGATCAATACGCTATACCTGTCATTATGGTGAGTAGTGTTACAAAGGCAGGAACAACACAAACGATTGAAGCGATGCAAAGCGGTGCAATTGACTTTATTTCTAAGCCATCTGGATCCATCTCGTTAGACATACATAAAGTGCAAGACGAACTTATTCAAAAGGTAAAAGTTGCTTCAAAAGTTAAAATACCAAAAGAATTTAAAGAATTGCCGCCTACAAGCCCAAAGCCTCTTGTAGCAAAGTACTTACTTGACGATAAGAAAAAAGGGGAGTCAATTAGAAAAAAAATTATCACGATTGGCACATCAACGGGTGGACCAAAGGCTTTAGTAGAGGTTATTTCCAAACTTCCTAAAGACCTTAATGCACCTGTAGTAGTTGTACAACACATGCCAAAGGGTTTCACAAAATCATTAGCAGAACGATTGAATAAATTATCAGAATTGAATGTGAAAGAAGCTGTACATGGAGAGATCATACACGATGGCTGGGTATATGTAGCGCCAGGCGGATCTCATTTAAAGATCGAACAACAAAAGGAAGAGCTCATTGTTTCCTTAGACGATGATACACCACCAACAAGGGGACATCGACCTTCAGTTGATGAAATGTATTTCAGTCTTTCCAAACTGAAAGAAGTTGAAAAAATTGCCGTAATTATGACGGGGATGGGCACAGATGGTACGAATGGACTTCTTTCCTTAAAGAACGATTCAAGAACAATAGCGATAGCTGAATCGGAAGCTTCATGTATCGTTTATGGTATGCCAAGATCTGCTATTGCTACAAGACAAGTAGATGATATCGTTCCAGTTAAAGAAATTGCGAGTCGAATCGTACATCACTTAAAGTAG
- a CDS encoding MinD/ParA family protein, which translates to MRDQAEMLRQRLNNESRTAKVCAVVSGKGGVGKSNFTVNLALSLIQSGSKVLLLDLDIGMANLDILMGVHSKYTIVDMVEEERPIIEMIETGPGGLEFIAGGNGLNHLFQLNDRQFNHFCEQINNIQDSYDYIFLDMAAGASKDGLQFITAADQILLITTPEPTAITDAYAMLKFVHKQDPNVNVSITVNRAENHAEGIDIADRVQYASRQFLQKELSLLGVLPEDPSVFKAVKVQQPYLLYDPNTKISKAMLQMTTTFKNGSEYNRTAKDDGFIQKLTRYFKRKQGVK; encoded by the coding sequence TTGCGTGATCAGGCTGAAATGCTTAGGCAAAGGTTGAACAATGAATCAAGAACTGCCAAAGTGTGTGCTGTTGTCAGTGGGAAAGGTGGAGTTGGTAAATCCAATTTCACCGTGAATCTCGCTCTTTCACTCATTCAATCTGGCTCGAAAGTCTTATTATTGGATTTGGATATTGGAATGGCCAACTTAGATATCTTGATGGGTGTTCATTCTAAATATACGATCGTTGATATGGTTGAGGAAGAAAGACCGATTATAGAAATGATCGAAACAGGACCTGGAGGGCTTGAATTTATTGCTGGGGGAAATGGACTGAATCATCTCTTTCAACTCAATGACCGTCAATTCAACCATTTTTGCGAACAGATCAACAACATTCAAGATTCCTATGATTATATATTCTTAGATATGGCGGCAGGGGCTTCAAAAGATGGATTGCAATTCATCACAGCAGCTGATCAAATTTTGCTCATCACGACACCAGAGCCTACTGCAATCACTGATGCGTATGCAATGCTTAAATTCGTTCATAAACAAGACCCAAATGTAAATGTGTCCATCACTGTAAATAGAGCTGAAAACCACGCCGAAGGAATAGATATTGCGGATCGCGTACAATATGCATCCCGCCAATTTCTTCAAAAGGAACTTTCTTTACTGGGCGTGTTGCCCGAAGATCCTTCAGTGTTTAAGGCGGTAAAAGTTCAACAGCCTTATCTCTTATATGATCCAAACACTAAAATTTCGAAAGCTATGTTACAGATGACGACCACGTTCAAAAATGGTTCTGAGTATAATCGAACTGCAAAGGATGACGGGTTTATCCAAAAGCTTACGAGATACTTTAAAAGAAAGCAGGGGGTCAAATGA